caactgcttctccactattcGAACgcattgcaccgttgtgccctctggggttgCTCACACCGCATCTCCGCCGAAGCCCCCagtgaagtcaccggtgtgcaCTGGGCATCGGTCATCGCTGCGATCCGTTGACCACCAGGAGGgatccgggcaaggctaattttcgcCTCGAGCCCACCCAGGGATGCCAGGAACTGTTGCtgacacagagggtgcccgaggcaagcaacagtggttcgttgccgaGAGTGCGTAacgccaatgaacacaccagggtggagaagcaaaacacaagtttatttgagctcaaataaggtgcaagggagaaataacaatctcgaatcctgcacccctaaaacaagcagtttcttccattATTTTCCAGTTGTTTTATGTCCCAGTTGTTTACTGCAACACTTTTTCTTGCAGACTAGCTGATCtttcactcccccctccttttccatccagttgcagtatcttttctcattcaatcttttgtcttcccccttcctcccccctctctgctgctgagacatgtatacagtatcttaaaatggccttgagcgtgctttagcctagcttcaatatattacagcagagaactggctattacaatcGAAAACTAACTGCttacactacatttttgcagctattagtacattaggttacacaaagtgtttagcatggaggaacaatggtttATTGAGGTCTGAACAGGAAGGGCTTCATCGGTACTCGTGATCTTCCACCCTCCGGAgctacctagatttatgcctagtgacaccaacaaccaGACAGTTAAATTGTTTTAggtaaataaaacaatgttatatattctggattttttttcttcaacagcaaacatatattttaacaaaacaagcatatgaatttttgagtttagttaaatattcaagttttttaatatcaggtttgtttttgttaaaattgtttttaactaaaatagttaaaagaaatattaaaaaaaaattaaatcaactgtCAGCCTGATCctcatgagaaacttaaaatattgacttctgcagctaactcagtcatcttcaccttcattttcctgattgttcataatctggaaaagaacaacaaactttcctgctttttcaggtctcaaacgatttctcagtttggactGAACTactccaaaggaagaaaatattctttctacactggcagaagaatcTACTGcttttaaaagtgagattatcacttcaacagtctctgaattcaagcgcttaagtgacttccaccagttcactgatgtgactttctttaaaacatcatcagcaaacacatATTTCCTGAACgtttcacccttagctctgaagtttattatcgttggcattatggaggggtgaattgctggatgtccatgtcatagccaacacctcttcttcagcagttaaggtttgaccctggtaccgagtattgagaatatttgcaagaaaatgagctggagatagtgcttgtcccattcgttttttttaatgcttgtaatttaactctgtcattgcatatttctctttttaagatctcactcagttccttccaaatttcaacagcatcagcaataaaacagctgtttccctgcattttgttcaaggctaagaaataggcttcagggtagtcagcatgtgttcaacatttctctgactacagagaagggagagagtgTGTCTGGTCTGCATCTTAATAACAACGCCTATGAGAGGGGACAGCTGGGGAAGTGAGGCCTGTTTTCCTAGTCAACAGCAGGAAGGGAATTCCATGCTGGGGAAAGGAGTCCTGGAGTGCAAAGGTCTCTAGTTATCTgaccagctccagcccctgcctgagaACTCCTTGCTGAGCTGCAGGGTTGCTTCCCCAGTGACACAGAGGTTAGGGGTGGGATTTGCATTTGCAGAAGTACTCGGGTTTGGCCCAGCTTTGTTCCCCTGACTCCAGTGCTGGCCCTGGCCCAACCCccatcatcccagctagggctagCTGACTCTCTCCTCAGTCAGTGATTTAGATGGTGAGCTCCATAGGGCTGTCTCTTTCAGTGTGTCTGTACAGCATTAGCATCGTGGGGCCCGGGGAGCTCAGTCACTGCTGTAATAGTGCTGATGGCAGTCCTGGGttagagtgccccctgctggatgaGAGAAGGCAGGCGCTCCCCTGGAGCAGGAGTGGTGTGTGCTGGTTCTGTGGCTGGGAACGGGTACTTGTGCAGTGCTTGGGTCTCACATGCCCATCAAGCAGGCgttctcccttctccctctgcagCATCTCTGCGTTCATTGCGGCGCTGAGAGTCAGGAACGTGAGGCCGCCGATTTTCCTGGACtcgtcccagagctgggagacatGGGGTGGCATGAGGCCCAACACACTGGATCTCATTGTCAACATCAACATGATGCACATCTCTGAGATGAGGTGCACTGAGGTGAGAGCTCTTCACTTTGCCTGGGGCTATGGGAATTCCCTGGACCCCGTTGGGCTGGGCAGATGAGGGTTGGGCTGGGCTCTGCCCACAGAATATAGTCATATTCTAGCTGCCTGGCATCTCAGCTGGCCTTGCCTGAATCTTAGCCTTGGGCAACCAATATTCCGAAGAGCTGTGGTGCCATCTAGTGGAATATAGATGCTTATTCCCCGATTGTGCCCCTGATATTGTCCCTTCTAAAGCATCTTCCCGTACTAGATCCcagagcactttacagacattgatgaactcaggccatgtctacatctaaaattttgcagcgctggttgttacagctgtattagtacagctgtatagggccagcgctgcagagtggccacacttacagcaaccagcgctgcaagtggtgttagatgtggccacactgcagcgctgttgggcggcttcaagggaggttcggggaacgcgagagcaaaccgggaaaggagaccagcttcgccgcggtttgctctcgcgttccccgaaccaccctgcaaaccgcagggaaggagacctgcttgctcgggggttcggggaacgcgagagcaaaccgggaaaggagaccagcttcgccgcggtttgctctcgcgttccccgaaccaccctgcaaaccgcagggaaggagacctgcttgctcgggggttccgggaacgcgagagcaaaccgggaaaggagaccagcttcgccgcggtttgctctcgcgttccccgaaccaccctgcaaaccgcagggaaggagacctgcttgctcgggggttccgggaacgcgagagcaaaccgggaaaggagaccagcttcgccgcggtttgctctcgcgttccccgaaccaccctgcaaaccgcagggaaggagacctgcttgctcgggggttccgggaacgcgagagcaaaccgggaaaggagaccagcttcgccgcggtttgctctcgcgttcccggaaccacccagcaaaccgcagggaaggagacctgcttgctcggggttcggggaacgagagagcaaaccggggaaggagaccagcttcgccgcggtttgctctcgcgttccccgaaccacccagcaaaccgtagggaaggagacctgcttgctcgggggttccgggaacgcgagagcaaaccgggaaaggagaccagcttcgccgcggtttgctctcgcgttccccgaaccaccctgcaaaccgcagggaaggagacctgcttgctcggggttcggggaacgagagagcaaaccggggaaggagaccagcttcgccgcggtttgctctcgcattccccgaaccaccctgcaaaccgtagggaaggagacctgcttgctcggggaacgcgatagcaaaccggggaaggagaccagcttcgccgcggtttgctctcgcgttcccggaaccacccagcagacctcagggaaggagacctgcttgctcggggttcggggaacgcgagagcaagctggggaaggagaccagtttgattaccagaggcttcctcggtgattctgggatacctgcttattccacggaggtcaagaaaagcgctggtaagtgtctatacttgattaccagcgctggatcaccagcgctggatcctctacacccgagacaaaacgggagtacggccagcgctgcaaacagggagttgcagcgctggtgatgccctgcagatgtgtacacctcctaagttgcagcgctgtaactccctcaccagcgctgcaactttctgatgtagacaagcccttagtctcactaagcctgggggcagggcagtgcttttatccccattggacagatggggaaactgaattaTGTGGCATTTGAAGTAACCTGCCTTTGGTCctcactcccagtcctgtgcGTTTAATTCCAAGCCCATCCTTGGGGGACAAATCTTTGACTCTTGCCCATTGATTAATCCTCACGTTTGCTCACAACATCCCCAGGGTGTATGCAGGTGTCCCATGGTAGAATGAGAGCGAAAGAGCTTGAACTGATTCTAGATATCCCTACCCCCTTGTGGCCCCACGGTCTCAGATCGTGTGTGCTCACAAATGGGCTGGGATGGGGCACGCAATATGTACTAGCAAACAAGCTGAGAATCCTTCTCTCAGATGGGACAGGTGgagccatttttattttttggtttagCATCCACTTCGTAAGTGTGTGAGGGCCCCTTGTGCCACCCTGGGAATACTGGAGCTGGCCCACACCCAGAGTCACATGCTGGGAGActgaggggcagggggggaggaaCACGATCAGCCATGGAAATGAGGGAAAAGGTGGTCACTGCCTCTGGTGGGCGCTGGGAGGAGACTGGCCATTGCACACTTGGCAGGCATCCAGTTTCTTGCGCCTGGGGGCTCCACCCTTTACTGAGTTTCTTTTTCCCCAGGGTTTGTTCAAAGGAGCAGGGAAACTGCTGAAACCCAAAGCTGTTCTGATCACCTATGGGGTAAGCAATGGCCCCTCGGTGGGCACAGCCCAGCTGGGCTTGGACACTCTGTGTGCCTGCAGTCCAGGTGGGTGTTAAAGCTGCAAAAGGCGGGTGGCGTGAGCGCAGCAGGTGCTGTGTGTCTGGGTCAGGGGGCGAGTCTGTTAGCTGTGCACAG
This sequence is a window from Gopherus evgoodei ecotype Sinaloan lineage chromosome 10, rGopEvg1_v1.p, whole genome shotgun sequence. Protein-coding genes within it:
- the METTL26 gene encoding methyltransferase-like 26 isoform X4, which produces MIVAAAAERNKEPILRVLRDYVSPGAAEVRLLEVASGSGQHAVHCARALPNVLWQPSDVEPKCLESISAFIAALRVRNVRPPIFLDSSQSWETWGGMRPNTLDLIVNINMMHISEMRCTEGLFKGAGKLLKPKAVLITYGVSNGPSVGTAQLGLDTLCACSPALRHQRAA